A single Pseudomonas sp. HN11 DNA region contains:
- a CDS encoding putative bifunctional diguanylate cyclase/phosphodiesterase — MDCAPHHGDGDSVLLVVDDYPENLLSMRALLQREDWQIITAGSGLEALELLLAHDVDLVLLDVKMPGMDGFEVARLMRGSQRTKMTPIIFLSANAQSPAAVLEGYASGAIDYLFKPFDPHILKPKVQALLEHQRNRRALQRLSHDLESARAFNASVLDNAAEGILVVGEEGVIEYANPAISRLLNATMDELQGQDFLGFLQKPHVPAWPDSLMYTAYRQGDTWRLHDAILRTSRGQQVPVALSCAPLPAEQKAMVVTVLDMSEVRHLHQQLEFQAVTDPLTGLLNRRGFYQAVENILLRSERLEQSLVLLYLDLDGFKRVNDSLGHDAGDRVLRWVSEQLQGCLRSYDILGRMGGDEFTALLTLEFPEQAAKIAEKLIERVSICQQVDGLEVMLGVSIGIATFPDCGSDLNGLLRAADIAMYEAKRAGRQQYRYYDQEMNGRARSRLMLEDSVRTAIQNKDFTLVYQPQVSLEDGRLRGVEALLRWQHPSVGDVPPGLFLPLLEEARLISQLSTWIYQQVAAQRQAWKATFDAELVLSVSLSSNQFNMPNLAAQLQEVLERHGLQGRQLEVEISEDCLMSNLDESTKQLELLRQIGVRTALDDFGLGNCSLAHLRDLAFDTLKLDPQLVARLPGSARDAVMARSIIELCGHFDVVVVAEGVETQEQAQWLKANGCPFIQGPLAAQPLIVDEMAAWVRARLR; from the coding sequence ATGGATTGCGCTCCACACCACGGCGATGGCGACTCGGTTCTTTTGGTGGTCGATGACTACCCTGAAAACCTGCTCAGCATGCGCGCGCTTTTGCAGCGCGAAGACTGGCAGATCATCACCGCCGGTTCCGGCCTGGAAGCCCTTGAGTTGTTGCTCGCGCATGACGTCGATTTGGTGCTGTTGGACGTGAAGATGCCCGGCATGGACGGCTTTGAAGTGGCCCGTCTGATGCGCGGCAGCCAACGCACGAAGATGACGCCGATCATCTTCCTCAGCGCCAATGCCCAATCCCCGGCCGCGGTGCTGGAGGGCTACGCCAGTGGCGCCATCGATTACCTGTTCAAACCCTTCGACCCGCATATCCTCAAGCCTAAGGTCCAGGCGTTGCTGGAGCATCAGCGCAATCGCCGTGCGTTGCAGCGCCTGAGCCATGACTTGGAATCGGCCCGCGCCTTCAATGCCTCGGTGCTGGACAACGCCGCCGAAGGCATTCTGGTGGTCGGCGAAGAAGGCGTGATCGAGTACGCCAACCCTGCGATATCACGCTTGCTCAATGCGACGATGGATGAGCTGCAAGGCCAGGATTTCCTGGGTTTCCTGCAAAAGCCCCACGTGCCGGCCTGGCCGGATTCGCTGATGTATACCGCTTACCGCCAGGGCGACACTTGGCGCCTGCACGATGCGATCTTACGTACCAGCCGCGGCCAGCAGGTGCCGGTGGCGTTGTCGTGCGCGCCGTTGCCGGCCGAACAGAAGGCGATGGTGGTGACGGTGCTGGACATGTCCGAAGTTCGCCACTTGCATCAGCAACTAGAGTTCCAGGCAGTCACGGATCCATTGACCGGGCTGCTGAACCGGCGCGGTTTCTATCAGGCGGTGGAGAACATCCTGCTGCGCAGTGAGCGCTTGGAACAATCTTTGGTATTGCTCTACCTGGACCTCGACGGCTTCAAGCGGGTCAACGATTCCCTTGGCCATGACGCCGGCGATCGGGTATTGCGCTGGGTCTCCGAGCAACTACAGGGCTGCCTGCGTTCCTACGACATCCTCGGGCGTATGGGGGGCGATGAATTCACCGCGTTGCTGACGCTGGAGTTTCCGGAGCAGGCTGCGAAGATTGCGGAAAAACTGATCGAACGCGTGTCGATCTGCCAACAGGTGGATGGCCTGGAGGTGATGCTTGGCGTGAGCATCGGCATCGCCACGTTCCCGGATTGTGGTTCGGACTTGAATGGCCTGCTGCGCGCCGCCGATATTGCCATGTATGAAGCCAAGCGCGCCGGGCGTCAGCAGTATCGCTACTACGACCAGGAAATGAACGGCCGCGCCCGCTCGCGCCTGATGCTTGAAGACAGCGTGCGCACGGCGATTCAAAACAAGGACTTCACCCTGGTGTATCAGCCCCAGGTCTCCCTGGAGGACGGGCGCCTGCGTGGTGTGGAAGCGCTGTTGCGCTGGCAGCACCCGAGTGTCGGCGATGTGCCGCCAGGGCTGTTCTTGCCGTTGCTGGAAGAGGCTAGGTTGATCAGCCAGCTGAGCACTTGGATTTACCAGCAGGTCGCTGCCCAGCGCCAGGCATGGAAAGCCACGTTCGATGCTGAGCTGGTGCTGAGCGTGAGCCTGAGCAGCAACCAGTTCAATATGCCCAACCTGGCGGCCCAACTGCAGGAGGTACTTGAACGACATGGATTGCAGGGGCGGCAGTTGGAGGTAGAAATCAGTGAGGACTGCCTCATGAGCAATCTGGACGAGTCGACCAAGCAGCTTGAATTGTTGCGCCAGATCGGCGTGCGCACCGCCCTGGATGACTTTGGCCTGGGCAACTGTTCCCTGGCGCATCTGCGCGATTTGGCCTTCGATACACTCAAGCTCGACCCGCAATTGGTCGCGCGTCTGCCGGGTTCAGCGCGGGACGCAGTGATGGCGCGCAGCATCATCGAGCTGTGCGGGCATTTTGATGTCGTGGTGGTAGCTGAAGGGGTAGAAACCCAAGAGCAAGCCCAATGGCTCAAGGCCAATGGTTGCCCGTTTATCCAGGGCCCGCTGGCGGCGCAGCCGTTGATAGTTGATGAGATGGCCGCCTGGGTGCGCGCCCGCCTGCGCTGA
- the epd gene encoding erythrose-4-phosphate dehydrogenase yields MPQPRPYKVALNGYGRIGRCVLRALFERGAAAGFEIVAINDLADMASIEYLTRFDSTHGRFPGEVRVEGDCLHINGNCVQVLRSATPEGIDWKALGVDLVLECSGVYHTRADGQRFLDAGAPRVLFSQPMASEADVDATIVYGINQDCLTGDELLVSNASCTTNCSVPLLHLLDQAIGLDYVSITTIHSAMNDQPVIDAYHHEDLRRTRSAFQSVIPVSTGLARGIERLLPELAGRIQAKAVRVPTVNVSCLDITMQTVSDTDATEVNQILRDAATSGPLKGLLAYTELPHASCDFNHDPHSAIVDASQTRVSGPRLVNILAWFDNEWGFANRMLDVAEHYLHIASKQPQQ; encoded by the coding sequence ATGCCTCAACCGCGTCCCTACAAAGTTGCACTCAACGGCTACGGCCGCATTGGTCGTTGCGTCTTGCGTGCTCTGTTCGAGCGAGGGGCGGCGGCCGGGTTCGAAATTGTTGCGATCAACGATCTGGCTGACATGGCCAGCATCGAATACCTGACACGCTTTGACTCCACCCACGGCCGCTTCCCTGGAGAAGTGCGGGTCGAAGGCGATTGTCTGCACATTAATGGCAACTGCGTGCAGGTCTTGCGCAGTGCCACCCCCGAAGGCATCGACTGGAAAGCACTGGGCGTCGACCTGGTGCTGGAGTGTTCCGGTGTCTACCACACCCGTGCCGATGGCCAGCGTTTCCTCGACGCCGGCGCACCACGTGTGCTGTTTTCCCAGCCGATGGCCAGCGAGGCGGATGTCGACGCCACCATCGTCTATGGCATCAACCAGGATTGCCTGACCGGCGATGAGCTGCTGGTGTCCAACGCTTCCTGCACCACCAATTGCAGCGTGCCGCTGTTGCACCTGCTGGATCAGGCGATTGGCCTGGACTACGTGTCGATCACCACGATTCACTCGGCGATGAACGACCAGCCGGTGATCGACGCCTATCATCACGAAGATCTGCGCCGTACCCGCTCGGCGTTTCAGTCCGTGATTCCGGTCTCCACGGGCCTGGCACGGGGTATCGAGCGACTGTTGCCGGAACTTGCCGGGCGAATCCAGGCCAAAGCCGTACGGGTACCGACGGTGAACGTGTCCTGCCTGGACATCACCATGCAAACCGTCAGCGACACCGATGCGACGGAGGTCAACCAGATCCTGCGCGACGCCGCCACCAGCGGCCCGCTCAAAGGCCTGCTGGCCTACACCGAGTTGCCGCACGCCAGTTGTGATTTCAACCATGACCCGCATTCGGCGATTGTCGATGCCAGCCAGACCCGCGTTTCCGGCCCGAGGCTGGTGAACATCCTGGCCTGGTTCGACAACGAATGGGGCTTTGCCAACCGAATGCTGGATGTTGCGGAACATTATCTGCACATCGCCTCTAAACAACCTCAACAGTAA
- a CDS encoding IS3 family transposase (programmed frameshift), translating into MSKYTTQFKLSAITTFLEKGRGFRRIAAQFQMDPTLLRRWVEAYRLHGEASLSTTGQRYSALFKFSVLQRMWRDSLSLRRAAALFNLGNSTQVGRWQQQYYSGGIEALESGKKGLCTVMSKPPIKPRKSSAPITAPEPEHKTLLDELKYLRMENAYLKKLGVRRGSDEAGERTEEKARLVSELKQEFSLSELLKLVSLARSTYYYQLKAMGVADRFASVKAAIQNLQNEHMGCLGYRRMTLELRKERPQINGKTVRRLMGELGLKCTVRPKKYRSYNGPMGDVSPNTLARQFEAEKPNQKWVTDVTEFKVAGKKMYLSPVLDLYNGEIVAYQMAMRPQYALVGEMLEKALQRLPEGAKPMLHSDQGWHYRHSKYRERLEKAGLEQSMSRRGNCYDNATMESFFGTLKSEFYYRKNFDNVEQLQAGLDEYIHYYNYKRIKVKLGGLSPVAYRVKSAVA; encoded by the exons ATGAGTAAGTACACGACGCAGTTCAAGCTATCCGCTATTACCACTTTCCTTGAGAAAGGCCGAGGCTTTCGCCGTATCGCCGCTCAATTTCAAATGGACCCTACATTGCTTCGTCGCTGGGTCGAGGCGTATCGATTGCACGGTGAGGCCAGTTTGAGCACCACCGGCCAACGTTACTCCGCCTTGTTCAAGTTCTCCGTCCTACAACGCATGTGGCGTGACTCCCTTTCCTTACGCCGCGCAGCGGCGCTTTTCAATTTGGGTAACTCCACTCAGGTGGGCAGATGGCAGCAGCAGTATTACAGTGGCGGCATTGAAGCCCTGGAGTCAGGGAAAAAAGGACTGTGTACCGTTATGTCTAAGCCACCCATTAAACCACGTAAATCTTCTGCCCCAATCACTGCCCCTGAGCCCGAACACAAGACGTTGCTCGATGAGCTCAAGTATCTGCGCATGGAGAACGCCTACCTAAAAAAGCTT GGAGTTAGGCGAGGCAGTGATGAGGCGGGAGAAAGAACAGAAGAAAAAGCCCGATTAGTCAGTGAGCTTAAGCAAGAGTTTTCCTTGAGTGAGTTGCTCAAGCTGGTGAGCCTTGCGCGAAGCACGTACTACTACCAACTCAAAGCGATGGGCGTTGCAGACCGGTTTGCCTCGGTCAAAGCAGCTATCCAGAACCTCCAGAATGAGCATATGGGCTGTCTTGGTTATCGTCGTATGACTTTAGAGCTTCGTAAAGAACGACCACAGATCAACGGGAAAACGGTACGTCGGCTGATGGGGGAGCTGGGTCTGAAATGCACCGTGCGACCAAAGAAATACCGGTCGTATAACGGACCGATGGGAGATGTATCGCCCAATACACTGGCTCGTCAATTCGAGGCTGAGAAACCGAATCAGAAATGGGTAACTGATGTCACCGAGTTCAAAGTGGCTGGCAAGAAGATGTACTTATCTCCAGTTTTAGATTTGTACAACGGCGAGATTGTGGCCTATCAGATGGCCATGCGCCCCCAATATGCTTTGGTGGGCGAGATGTTGGAAAAAGCTCTTCAACGCTTACCTGAGGGGGCTAAGCCTATGCTGCACTCGGATCAGGGCTGGCATTACCGACACTCAAAATACCGAGAGCGACTGGAAAAGGCGGGGCTGGAGCAAAGCATGTCACGCAGAGGAAACTGTTATGACAACGCCACAATGGAGAGTTTTTTCGGCACACTGAAGTCAGAATTTTACTACCGAAAAAACTTCGACAACGTGGAACAGTTGCAAGCTGGGTTGGATGAGTACATCCATTACTACAACTATAAACGAATCAAAGTGAAGCTTGGCGGACTGAGCCCTGTAGCCTATAGGGTCAAGTCCGCTGTAGCCTAA
- a CDS encoding phosphoglycerate kinase, translated as MTVLKMTDLDLQGKRVLIREDLNVPVKDGVVTSDARILASLPTIKLALEKGAAVMVCSHLGRPTEGEFSAENSLKPVADYLSNALGRDVPLVADYLGGVDVKAGDIVLFENVRFNKGEKKNSDELAQQYAALCDVFVMDAFGTAHRAEGSTHGVAKFAKVAAAGPLLAAELDALGKALGAPAQPMAAIVAGSKVSTKLDVLNSLSQICNQLIVGGGIANTFLAAAGHPVGKSLYEPDLLDTARAIAAKVSVPLPVDVVVAKEFAESAEATVKLIADVAADDMILDIGPQTAANFAELLKASQTILWNGPVGVFEFDQFGNGTKVLAKAIAESSAFSIAGGGDTLAAIDKYGVADQISYISTGGGAFLEFVEGKVLPAVEVLETRAKG; from the coding sequence ATGACCGTGTTGAAGATGACCGACCTCGATCTGCAAGGTAAGCGCGTACTGATCCGCGAAGACCTCAACGTCCCAGTCAAGGACGGTGTTGTCACCAGCGATGCGCGAATCCTGGCCTCGCTGCCGACCATCAAGCTGGCCCTGGAAAAAGGCGCAGCCGTGATGGTCTGCTCCCACCTGGGTCGTCCGACCGAAGGTGAGTTCTCCGCCGAAAACAGCCTCAAGCCTGTCGCCGATTACCTCAGCAACGCCCTGGGCCGTGACGTACCGCTGGTGGCTGACTACCTGGGCGGCGTTGACGTTAAAGCTGGCGACATCGTGCTGTTTGAAAACGTGCGCTTCAACAAGGGCGAGAAAAAGAACAGCGACGAACTGGCCCAGCAATACGCTGCGCTGTGCGATGTGTTCGTGATGGACGCCTTCGGCACCGCTCACCGCGCAGAAGGCTCCACCCATGGCGTGGCCAAGTTCGCCAAGGTTGCCGCTGCTGGCCCGTTGCTGGCCGCTGAACTGGACGCACTGGGCAAGGCGCTGGGTGCTCCAGCCCAACCGATGGCGGCCATCGTTGCCGGTTCCAAGGTGTCCACCAAGTTGGACGTGCTGAACAGCCTGAGCCAGATCTGCAATCAACTGATCGTTGGCGGCGGTATTGCCAATACCTTCCTGGCCGCTGCCGGTCACCCGGTGGGCAAGTCCCTGTACGAGCCGGACCTGCTCGATACCGCCCGCGCCATCGCTGCCAAAGTCAGCGTGCCATTACCGGTAGACGTAGTCGTCGCGAAGGAATTTGCCGAAAGCGCCGAAGCCACCGTCAAGCTGATCGCTGATGTGGCCGCCGACGACATGATCCTGGATATCGGCCCGCAAACCGCAGCCAACTTTGCCGAACTGCTGAAAGCCTCCCAGACCATCTTGTGGAACGGTCCGGTGGGTGTGTTCGAATTCGACCAGTTCGGCAACGGCACCAAAGTGCTGGCCAAGGCCATCGCTGAAAGCTCGGCTTTCTCCATCGCGGGCGGCGGCGACACCCTGGCGGCCATCGATAAATATGGCGTTGCTGACCAGATCTCCTACATTTCTACCGGTGGCGGCGCGTTCCTGGAGTTCGTCGAAGGTAAAGTACTGCCCGCTGTTGAAGTGTTGGAAACCCGAGCCAAAGGTTGA
- a CDS encoding M48 metallopeptidase family protein: MTALKYLQAYPAALQEKVRQLIAEDQLGAYLEQRYPERHPVQSDKALYAYALALKQEHLRNAPAIDKVLFDNRLDLTHRALGLHTTISRVQGGNLKSKKEIRIAALFKEAAPEFLRMIVVHELAHFKESDHNKAFYKLCEYMMPGYHQVEFDLRVYLTYRDLQGKS, translated from the coding sequence ATGACCGCGCTGAAATACCTCCAGGCCTATCCCGCCGCCCTCCAGGAAAAAGTGCGCCAACTGATCGCCGAGGATCAGTTGGGAGCCTACCTGGAACAACGTTACCCCGAACGCCACCCCGTGCAGAGCGACAAGGCGCTGTACGCCTACGCCCTGGCCTTGAAGCAGGAACATCTGCGCAATGCACCGGCCATCGACAAAGTGCTGTTCGATAACCGCCTGGATCTGACCCACCGTGCCCTCGGCCTGCACACCACCATCTCGCGGGTGCAGGGTGGAAATTTGAAGTCGAAGAAAGAGATCCGTATAGCGGCGCTGTTCAAGGAGGCCGCGCCGGAGTTCCTGCGCATGATCGTGGTACACGAACTGGCGCACTTCAAGGAATCGGACCACAACAAGGCGTTCTACAAACTCTGTGAGTACATGATGCCAGGCTACCATCAGGTGGAATTCGACCTGCGGGTATACCTCACGTATCGCGACCTGCAGGGCAAATCCTGA
- a CDS encoding MliC family protein translates to MKGVFALVALALLAGCSSMNMFSNKAETADKWTTWTCDSKAEVNWRFANQAKSEVDVRLGGSDQVYRLKQDVAASGVLYSDGQLAFHTKGEEGLIYWVATDDLIGRGCKAR, encoded by the coding sequence ATGAAAGGCGTTTTCGCCCTGGTAGCCCTGGCCCTGTTGGCCGGCTGCAGCAGCATGAACATGTTCAGCAACAAGGCAGAAACTGCCGACAAGTGGACCACGTGGACCTGCGACAGCAAAGCCGAGGTGAACTGGCGCTTTGCTAATCAGGCCAAATCCGAGGTGGATGTCCGTTTGGGCGGTTCCGATCAGGTTTATCGCCTCAAGCAGGACGTTGCCGCCTCGGGCGTGCTGTACAGCGACGGCCAATTGGCGTTTCACACAAAAGGTGAGGAAGGCCTGATTTACTGGGTCGCCACCGATGATTTGATCGGGCGCGGCTGCAAAGCGCGGTAA
- a CDS encoding winged helix-turn-helix domain-containing protein encodes MDVSKTKSSFYRRLYVAYLIDSGQASSVPALTDFTGMPRRTAQDTITALADLDILCEFEQQDGARNHAGHYRIRSWGAIDKAWIEANLTVVKQVLGYP; translated from the coding sequence ATGGATGTGAGCAAGACCAAAAGCAGCTTCTATCGCCGCCTGTACGTGGCCTATTTGATCGACAGCGGCCAGGCCAGCAGCGTCCCGGCATTGACCGATTTCACCGGCATGCCCCGGCGCACGGCGCAGGACACCATAACGGCGTTGGCCGACCTGGATATCCTGTGTGAATTCGAGCAGCAAGACGGTGCCCGTAACCATGCCGGACACTATCGGATTCGCAGCTGGGGGGCGATTGATAAGGCTTGGATTGAGGCAAACCTGACGGTGGTCAAGCAGGTATTGGGTTATCCCTGA
- the tkt gene encoding transketolase, with translation MPSRRERANAIRALSMDAVQKANSGHPGAPMGMADIAEVLWRDYLKHNPSNPSFADRDRFVLSNGHGSMLIYSLLHLTGYDVTIDDLKSFRQLHSRTPGHPEFGYTPGVETTTGPLGQGLANAVGFALAEKVLGAQFNRPGHDIVDHHTYVFLGDGCMMEGISHEVASLAGTLGLGKLIAFYDDNGISIDGEVEGWFTDDTPKRFEAYNWQVIRNVDGHDPEEIKTAIDTARKSAQPTLICCKTTIGFGSPNKQGKEDCHGAPLGDAEIALTREALKWNHGPFQIPADIYAEWDAKEKGLAAEAEWDQRFAAYSAEFPELANELVRRLAGDLPADFSEKASAYIAEVAAKGETIASRKASQNTLNAFGPLLPEILGGSADLAGSNLTLWKGCKGVSAEDASGNYMYYGVREFGMSAIMNGVSLHGGLVPYGATFLMFMEYARNAVRMAALMKKRVIHVYTHDSIGLGEDGPTHQPVEQLTSLRTTPNLDCWRPADAVESAVAWKHAIERKDGPSALIFSRQNLQHQVRTDAQIADISRGGYVLKDCIGEPELILISTGSEVGLTVQAYDKLTAQGRNVRVVSMPCTSVFEAQDAGYKQSVLPLQVSARIAIEAAHADYWYKYVGLEGRVIGMTTYGESAPAPALFEEFGFTLENILGQAEELLED, from the coding sequence ATGCCCAGCCGTCGTGAGCGTGCCAACGCCATTCGTGCCCTCAGCATGGATGCCGTGCAAAAAGCCAACAGCGGCCATCCCGGTGCCCCAATGGGCATGGCGGATATCGCCGAGGTACTTTGGCGTGACTACCTGAAACACAACCCGAGCAATCCGTCGTTCGCCGACCGTGACCGCTTCGTGCTGTCCAACGGCCACGGCTCGATGCTGATCTACTCGCTGCTGCACCTGACCGGCTACGATGTCACCATCGATGACCTCAAGAGCTTCCGCCAATTGCACAGCCGCACGCCGGGTCACCCGGAATTCGGCTACACCCCAGGCGTCGAGACCACCACCGGTCCCCTGGGCCAAGGCCTGGCCAACGCCGTTGGCTTCGCGCTGGCTGAAAAAGTCCTGGGCGCACAATTCAACCGCCCGGGCCACGATATCGTCGATCACCACACCTATGTGTTCCTGGGCGATGGCTGCATGATGGAAGGCATCTCCCACGAAGTCGCCTCCCTGGCCGGTACCTTGGGCCTGGGCAAGCTGATCGCGTTCTACGATGACAATGGCATCTCCATCGACGGCGAAGTCGAAGGCTGGTTCACCGATGACACCCCCAAGCGCTTCGAAGCCTACAACTGGCAGGTGATCCGCAACGTTGACGGCCACGATCCGGAAGAGATCAAGACCGCCATCGACACCGCTCGCAAGAGCGCGCAGCCGACCTTGATCTGCTGCAAGACCACCATTGGTTTCGGTTCGCCGAACAAGCAGGGCAAGGAAGACTGCCACGGCGCCCCACTGGGTGACGCGGAAATCGCCCTGACCCGTGAAGCCCTGAAGTGGAACCACGGCCCGTTCCAAATCCCGGCCGACATCTACGCCGAATGGGATGCCAAGGAAAAAGGCCTGGCTGCCGAAGCCGAGTGGGACCAGCGTTTCGCGGCCTACTCCGCCGAATTTCCTGAGCTGGCCAATGAGCTGGTCCGCCGCCTCGCCGGCGACCTGCCGGCCGACTTCTCGGAAAAAGCCTCGGCCTATATCGCCGAAGTTGCGGCCAAGGGCGAGACCATCGCCAGCCGTAAAGCCAGCCAGAACACCCTGAACGCCTTTGGCCCATTGCTGCCTGAGATCCTCGGCGGTTCGGCTGACCTGGCCGGTTCCAACCTGACTCTGTGGAAAGGTTGCAAAGGTGTTTCGGCGGAAGACGCCAGCGGCAACTACATGTACTACGGTGTCCGTGAGTTCGGCATGAGCGCGATCATGAACGGCGTGTCTCTGCACGGCGGCCTGGTGCCTTACGGCGCAACCTTCCTGATGTTCATGGAATACGCCCGCAACGCCGTGCGCATGGCCGCACTGATGAAGAAGCGCGTGATCCACGTGTACACCCACGACTCCATCGGCCTCGGCGAAGATGGCCCGACGCACCAGCCGGTCGAGCAACTGACCAGCCTGCGTACCACGCCAAACCTGGATTGCTGGCGCCCAGCCGACGCGGTGGAATCCGCCGTGGCTTGGAAGCACGCTATCGAGCGTAAGGACGGCCCTTCGGCGCTGATCTTCTCGCGTCAGAACCTGCAGCACCAAGTGCGTACCGACGCCCAGATCGCCGACATCAGCCGTGGCGGCTACGTGCTCAAGGACTGTATCGGCGAGCCGGAGTTGATCCTGATCTCCACTGGTTCCGAGGTGGGCCTGACCGTCCAGGCGTACGACAAGCTGACCGCCCAGGGCCGCAACGTACGCGTTGTGTCCATGCCGTGCACCAGCGTGTTCGAAGCCCAGGACGCCGGCTACAAGCAATCGGTGCTGCCGTTGCAGGTCAGCGCACGTATCGCTATCGAGGCGGCACACGCCGACTATTGGTACAAGTACGTGGGCCTGGAAGGTCGCGTAATCGGCATGACCACCTACGGTGAGTCGGCGCCGGCGCCGGCGTTGTTCGAAGAGTTCGGTTTCACCCTGGAAAACATCCTGGGTCAGGCTGAAGAGCTGCTGGAAGACTAA
- the fba gene encoding class II fructose-bisphosphate aldolase (catalyzes the reversible aldol condensation of dihydroxyacetonephosphate and glyceraldehyde 3-phosphate in the Calvin cycle, glycolysis, and/or gluconeogenesis), which produces MALISMRQMLDHAAEFGYGVPAFNVNNLEQMRAIMEAADKTDSPVIVQASAGARKYAGAPFLRHLILAAIEEFPHIPVCMHQDHGTSPDVCQRSIQLGFSSVMMDGSLGEDGKTPTDYEYNVRVTQQTVAMAHACGVSVEGELGCLGSLETGMAGEEDGIGAEGVLDHSQMLTDPEEAADFVKKTQVDALAIAIGTSHGAYKFTKPPTGDVLAIDRIKEIHKRIPNTHLVMHGSSSVPQEWLAIINQYGGDIKETYGVPVEEIVEGIKYGVRKVNIDTDLRLASTGAMRRLMATNPSEFDPRKFFGATVTAMRDVCIARYEAFGTAGNASKIKPISLEAMYQRYLKGELNAKVN; this is translated from the coding sequence ATGGCACTTATCAGCATGCGTCAAATGCTGGACCACGCAGCCGAGTTTGGCTACGGCGTCCCAGCCTTTAACGTCAACAACCTTGAGCAGATGCGCGCCATCATGGAAGCCGCTGACAAGACCGACTCCCCCGTGATCGTCCAGGCTTCGGCCGGTGCCCGCAAATACGCCGGTGCGCCGTTCCTGCGTCACCTGATCCTTGCCGCGATCGAAGAATTCCCGCATATCCCGGTGTGCATGCACCAGGACCACGGCACCAGCCCGGACGTGTGCCAGCGCTCCATTCAACTGGGCTTCAGCTCGGTCATGATGGACGGCTCCCTTGGCGAAGACGGCAAGACCCCGACCGACTACGAGTACAACGTACGCGTCACTCAACAAACTGTGGCCATGGCTCACGCCTGCGGCGTATCGGTTGAAGGCGAGCTGGGCTGCCTGGGTTCCCTGGAAACCGGCATGGCCGGCGAAGAAGACGGCATCGGCGCTGAAGGCGTGCTGGATCACAGCCAAATGCTGACCGACCCGGAAGAAGCTGCGGACTTCGTCAAGAAGACCCAAGTCGACGCCCTGGCCATCGCCATCGGCACCAGCCACGGCGCCTACAAGTTCACCAAGCCGCCTACCGGTGACGTGCTGGCCATTGACCGCATCAAGGAAATCCACAAGCGCATCCCCAACACCCACCTGGTGATGCACGGTTCTTCCTCGGTGCCGCAAGAGTGGCTGGCGATCATCAACCAGTACGGCGGCGACATCAAAGAAACCTACGGCGTACCGGTTGAAGAAATCGTCGAAGGCATCAAGTACGGCGTGCGCAAGGTCAACATCGACACCGACCTGCGCCTGGCATCCACCGGTGCGATGCGTCGCCTGATGGCCACCAACCCGAGCGAGTTTGACCCGCGTAAATTCTTCGGCGCCACCGTGACCGCTATGCGTGACGTGTGTATCGCGCGTTATGAAGCGTTTGGTACTGCGGGTAATGCTTCTAAGATCAAGCCGATTTCGCTGGAAGCGATGTATCAGCGGTATTTGAAGGGTGAGTTGAACGCTAAGGTCAACTAA
- a CDS encoding polysaccharide lyase family 7 protein — protein sequence MIDLSTWNLSIPVGSPPATIETPKLMSGFKDQYFQAEGSSVQFWTPVTGTRTENAVYPRSELRETYADGRLRNWTYPDADNFLRATLEVNQVPSSGKIVIGQIHAYDSQKPLIKLEYQFKEKTQTGNIVAKVRMRPDDGEGRVIIVASNVPLEKSFTYVINLNKAGLLSVYAADGEWNERIGAAWGAKPLYFKAGAYVQDNSGDSKEGARVTFAKLDIDHD from the coding sequence ATGATCGACCTATCCACTTGGAACCTCAGCATCCCTGTCGGCTCCCCGCCCGCGACCATCGAAACCCCCAAACTGATGAGTGGCTTCAAGGACCAATATTTCCAGGCCGAAGGCAGCAGCGTGCAATTCTGGACGCCCGTGACCGGTACCCGTACTGAAAATGCCGTGTACCCGCGCAGTGAATTGCGCGAAACCTATGCTGATGGGCGGTTGCGCAACTGGACCTATCCGGATGCGGATAACTTTCTACGTGCCACCTTGGAAGTTAATCAGGTGCCGTCCAGCGGCAAGATCGTTATTGGGCAGATTCACGCGTATGACAGTCAGAAACCGCTGATCAAGCTGGAGTACCAATTCAAGGAGAAGACCCAGACCGGCAACATTGTCGCCAAAGTCCGCATGCGCCCGGATGATGGTGAAGGACGGGTAATCATCGTTGCCTCGAATGTGCCGCTGGAGAAGAGTTTTACCTATGTGATCAACCTCAATAAAGCCGGGTTGCTCAGTGTGTATGCCGCAGATGGCGAGTGGAATGAGCGGATTGGAGCCGCGTGGGGGGCGAAGCCACTGTATTTCAAGGCGGGCGCATATGTGCAGGACAACAGTGGAGACAGCAAGGAAGGGGCGAGAGTGACGTTTGCGAAGTTGGATATCGATCACGACTGA